A stretch of Anaeromyxobacter dehalogenans 2CP-1 DNA encodes these proteins:
- the coaBC gene encoding bifunctional phosphopantothenoylcysteine decarboxylase/phosphopantothenate--cysteine ligase CoaBC: MDFRNRTVVVCVGGGIAAYKACDLTRLIVKGNGKVRVAMTPAATRFVAPLTFQALSGAPVLTDLFEPAADLTYGHLEMARVADLVVVAPATADLIARIRAGMADDAVTTAVLAATCPVLLAPAMNTRMWRNVATQENLAALRARGMHVVGPAAGLLADGDVGEGRLAEPQEIALAAARLLGRQDLAGRKVLVTAGPTREPIDPVRFVSNPSSGKMGYAVARVAARRGAQVTLVSGPTALEDPSGVEVVRVETAEEMARAVESAQAEMDLFVGAAAVSDYRPAAPAAHKLKKKPGEETLVLARTPDILAGLGARHAGRPGAPVLVGFAAETEEVIARAREKLKGKRCDLVVANKVGAPGAGFGGDTNRVALVSAAELAEIEGTKDKVAEAILDWILPVLDARRPRG; the protein is encoded by the coding sequence ATGGACTTCCGCAACCGGACGGTGGTGGTGTGCGTGGGCGGCGGCATCGCCGCGTACAAGGCCTGCGACCTCACGCGACTCATCGTGAAGGGGAACGGCAAGGTGCGCGTCGCCATGACCCCGGCCGCGACCCGCTTCGTCGCCCCGCTCACGTTCCAGGCGCTGTCCGGCGCGCCCGTGCTCACCGACCTGTTCGAGCCGGCGGCGGACCTCACCTACGGCCACCTCGAGATGGCGCGCGTCGCCGACCTGGTGGTGGTCGCGCCCGCCACCGCCGACCTGATCGCGCGGATCCGCGCCGGCATGGCGGACGACGCCGTCACCACCGCGGTGCTCGCCGCCACCTGCCCGGTGCTGCTCGCCCCCGCCATGAACACGCGGATGTGGCGCAACGTCGCGACGCAGGAGAACCTGGCCGCGCTGCGGGCGCGCGGGATGCACGTGGTCGGCCCGGCCGCGGGGCTGCTCGCCGACGGGGACGTGGGCGAGGGCCGGCTCGCCGAGCCGCAGGAGATCGCGCTCGCCGCCGCGCGGCTGCTGGGACGCCAGGACCTGGCCGGGCGCAAGGTGCTGGTGACCGCCGGCCCGACCCGCGAGCCCATCGACCCGGTCCGCTTCGTCTCCAACCCGTCGTCGGGGAAGATGGGCTATGCGGTGGCGCGGGTGGCGGCCCGCCGTGGCGCGCAGGTGACGCTCGTGTCGGGGCCCACCGCGCTGGAGGACCCCTCCGGCGTCGAGGTGGTGCGCGTCGAGACCGCCGAGGAGATGGCGCGCGCGGTCGAGTCGGCCCAGGCGGAGATGGATCTGTTCGTGGGCGCGGCCGCCGTGTCGGATTACCGGCCCGCCGCGCCGGCCGCGCACAAGCTCAAGAAGAAGCCGGGCGAGGAGACGCTGGTGCTCGCGCGCACGCCGGACATCCTGGCCGGGCTGGGCGCGCGCCACGCCGGCAGGCCCGGCGCGCCGGTGCTGGTGGGGTTCGCGGCGGAGACCGAGGAGGTCATCGCGCGCGCCCGCGAGAAGCTGAAGGGCAAGCGCTGCGACCTGGTGGTGGCGAACAAGGTCGGCGCCCCGGGCGCCGGCTTCGGCGGCGACACCAACCGCGTGGCGCTCGTCTCGGCCGCCGAGCTGGCCGAGATCGAGGGGACGAAGGACAAGGTCGCCGAGGCGATCCTGGACTGGATCCTGCCCGTGCTCGACGCGCGCCGCCCGCGAGGCTGA
- a CDS encoding CPBP family intramembrane glutamic endopeptidase yields the protein MDPSRPGPSQGDAPPPSPPLPSPAPAPEAGEPGGPAAAPFRKSGLAFFAVLLLLYGPGILAQQLHPAAGLAWSELFVFLLPAFAAALGSNLRAVPYLGLARPAGVPLALAALAGAAGFLVANALMFAWVEVLPPRVTELFDVGRLFETPGPQRYAIAAAAALLAPVCEEVAFRGYLQRTVALRRGPAAGLAAGTIFFALLHLDPVRLPALLLQGLLFGWLALRSGNTWNAVAAHAMNNALAAGAALASAGSGADEAAGAPATGQMVATLVAGGVALALLLRAFRNATPPPPPAAAALERRDPAQPSLRFRLARLPQGVWASASLGMALLAALALVAALGGGRTPAPPVPPGPAPTVPAP from the coding sequence GTGGATCCCTCCCGTCCCGGCCCGTCGCAGGGCGACGCGCCCCCGCCCTCGCCGCCCCTTCCCTCCCCGGCGCCCGCGCCGGAGGCCGGCGAGCCCGGCGGTCCCGCGGCCGCGCCGTTCCGCAAGAGCGGCCTCGCCTTCTTCGCGGTGCTCCTGCTCCTGTACGGCCCGGGCATCCTGGCCCAGCAGCTCCACCCGGCGGCGGGCCTGGCCTGGAGCGAGCTCTTCGTGTTCCTGCTGCCCGCGTTCGCGGCCGCGCTCGGCTCGAACCTGCGGGCGGTGCCGTACCTCGGCTTGGCGCGCCCGGCGGGCGTGCCCCTGGCGCTCGCGGCCCTGGCGGGCGCGGCGGGGTTCCTGGTCGCGAACGCGCTCATGTTCGCGTGGGTGGAGGTGCTCCCCCCGCGCGTCACCGAGCTGTTCGACGTGGGCCGGCTGTTCGAGACGCCGGGGCCGCAGCGGTACGCCATCGCCGCCGCGGCGGCGCTGCTCGCGCCCGTCTGCGAGGAGGTCGCGTTCCGCGGGTACCTGCAGCGGACGGTCGCCCTCCGCCGCGGCCCGGCGGCCGGCCTCGCGGCAGGCACGATCTTCTTCGCGCTCCTGCACCTCGACCCGGTGCGGCTCCCCGCGCTCCTGCTGCAGGGGCTCCTGTTCGGCTGGCTCGCGCTGCGCAGCGGCAACACCTGGAACGCGGTCGCCGCGCACGCGATGAACAACGCGCTCGCGGCGGGGGCCGCGCTCGCCTCCGCCGGCTCGGGCGCGGACGAGGCCGCCGGCGCGCCCGCCACCGGGCAGATGGTCGCCACGCTGGTGGCCGGCGGCGTGGCGCTGGCGCTCCTGCTGCGCGCGTTCCGGAACGCCACCCCCCCGCCGCCGCCCGCCGCGGCCGCGCTGGAGCGGCGCGACCCGGCACAGCCGTCGCTCCGCTTCCGGCTGGCGCGTCTGCCGCAGGGCGTATGGGCGAGCGCGTCGCTGGGCATGGCGCTGCTCGCGGCGCTCGCGCTCGTGGCCGCGCTGGGCGGCGGGCGCACCCCTGCGCCGCCGGTGCCCCCCGGTCCGGCCCCCACCGTGCCCGCGCCCTGA